A genomic window from Plasmodium chabaudi chabaudi strain AS genome assembly, chromosome: 8 includes:
- a CDS encoding tetratricopeptide repeat protein, putative, whose amino-acid sequence MIYINCEHEIVSIKDDEINDENYGVIKNVLKNYNANVNSWIEICIAFYKKNNYKLFVDLIKEGDNFFCNNKEGDTKFNILLLLYNSEKIINVKNLNKESELKIKLENLINHVEKNKKINNTQEQDDNIEEEKCEYNEKEKDDYLSHYLTKGIYNFNIYLYLINKYDNKFLKKCALSSSIQINPNDTQNNKSSFLTDKLTNEYINPLNYLIDSINIFKYLIQKNNYDFISSIYLSFGLCLIYKLDHCIEFSSHVLLKIINFEIFLNKKLEEYRKKSSNFVDQYTQDENANNLTPEKEQKGWFSKFVGNKNTPSPSPNKKTQDIRDTKECLQKCIKFKNLLNLLKIFKSIIKCIIGICYMKKKNFSMASYCFTTSLQLYSFWPSYLLNSWLLLTNYINKVVQNTGFINIKDKLNFLSNYYVAQNNPYNDYVEYLKKLNKKKILKNGCLYFENYVQCEKINENKCRIFFDNKQIDYQKGNGNSKVNENDVILSQVVTIAGNEKEERCVQKNMNKWREYKLANTVHNLSSVHVKDIINLTLFYYLNYMKGTIMFYSKMDKNIWDCEENYNINKNDIYEYDEIIDPVDNTNKECLKNKFAHTFLNNNMISMYLDLCEFWLAQGNKKAIILLKIIKEKINFNYVNTKQLSRYYLLIGIYFHIIKNMKRALKYYRKSFIINKNYLNLYYYTLSYIYLKKYNKAKKYILYAYSKYKNVYFIKLYAYFYIHTANIYLNYNVIINKQNDASLRDGNPMLKKEGTALDEVNQHKPFVDNSHIYSKFIKSDMNNENIKVTVKMLDNILDILNKYDNLFINDIDITLMKAKIYELLLTKYNDENMKAYFNLLNEIPDIKNFFVKKNKTYKISYELINNYIVALFYCDYKEKSLQLMELLKREIFLKIKKFYTYYVYVFCKDDLNSSNIENTQKRGTKIDKYWNKIVENEKLKHNSDHNINKNRKIAGGGRKEKKKNDNIGKGNNMANGMVTNLEKKKIIEENKIKLKYIKEMLRCERVYKVRENLLSNMGFINRNGTNDARISNSGKINVYEKQSKKERCRNIINYLKKIYITINFNTSVLLEYNGYSYISTSIYKIFTKIYINYESAYIRLANIYIRNKNYAKAKDVIAKGLKYNNNSVQLNLLKVYLHIKRKHYDYSIYSLDKLKKSKQNKTRDFSKNEKDNNLQNENSSADTLINTYLAIIKFYKIKDCKSKSEKTFLLNEIYNLINILTENNKNNFYIANLISVLLSINNNYEVSCESFQCLIDSYNKLSYFYISSLKNLVLHMFNHIIRNNNIINNKLFVNKLNLFFNLTIKNGVSDKKFYLCYSNFLHILDRYEESINLLYEAYQKWPYDISLLNTLIICIDSCVSKYLSSDYVDLKNILFMKDLIYFSFHIIYTLLHFKHFAMNSTLVSSDNKFNYYKEEDYIIEIKKKDLENIVSRKYLIMAYKKFDEKINPYIESSLPSMLKQKKMLHLRKINMHKKIYEEKKRKQMSFTNKTKRQESLHEELLKDVNDLNYHLSGQVEINKEDEENKLANIDFNNNEPNMENVANDKKYYDDDEAEGSSSDSSDLFEEKKPKKRKIDTDK is encoded by the exons atgatatacataaattgtGAGCATGAGATAGTTAGTATAAAAGAcgatgaaataaatgatgaaaattatggggtaattaaaaatgtattaaaaaattataatgcaAATGTAAATAGTTGGATAGAGATATGTATCgcattttacaaaaaaaacaattataaattattcgTGGATTTGATAAAAGAAggtgataattttttttgtaataataaagaaggggatacaaaatttaatatattgttattattatataactctgaaaaaatcataaatgttaaaaatttgaataaagAAAGCGAGTTAAAAATTAAGTTAGagaatttaataaatcatgttgaaaaaaataaaaaaataaataatacacaAGAACAAGATGACAATATAGAGGAAGAAAAGTgtgaatataatgaaaaagagaaaGATGATTATTTGTCTCATTACTTAACTAAAggaatatacaattttaatatatatttatatttaataaataaatatgataataaatttcttaaaaaatgtgcCCTTTCATCTtctatacaaataaatccTAATGatacacaaaataataaaagtagTTTTTTAACAGACAAACTAactaatgaatatattaatccattgaattatttaattgatagtataaacatatttaaatatttaatacaaaaaaacaattatgattttatttcttcaatttatttatcttttggactttgtttaatatataagctAGATCACTGTATAGAATTTTCTTCTcatgttttattaaaaattattaactttgaaatatttttaaataaaaaattggaagAATATAGAAAGAAATCCAGCAATTTCGTAGACCAATATACTCAAGATGAAAACgcaaataatttaactCCAGAGAAAGAACAAAAGGGATGGTTTTCAAAGTTTGTTGGAAACAAAAATACACCTAGTCCCTctccaaataaaaaaactcAAGACATTAGAGATACAAAGGAATGCTTAcaaaaatgcataaaatttaaaaacttattaaacttattaaaaatatttaaatccataataaaatgtataattggaatttgttatatgaaaaaaaaaaatttcagTATGGCCTCTTACTGTTTTACAACGTCATTACAACTTTACAGTTTTTGGCCATCGTATTTGTTAAACTCATGgttattattaacaaattatataaataaagttGTACAAAATACTGgctttattaatataaaagacaagttaaattttttatcaaattattatgttgCACAGAATAATCCTTATAATGATTATGTAgagtatttaaaaaaattaaataaaaaaaaaatattaaaaaatggctgtttatattttgaaaattatgtacaatgtgaaaaaataaatgaaaacaaatgtagaatattttttgataataagCAAATTGATTATCAAAAAGGGAATGGAAATAGTAAggttaatgaaaatgatgttATTTTATCTCAAGTTGTTACTATTGCtggaaatgaaaaagaggAAAGGTGtgtgcaaaaaaatatgaacaaatgGAGAGAATATAAACTAGCTAATACTGTACATAATTTAAGTAGTGTACATgtaaaagatataataaatttaacattattttattatttaaattatatgaaaggaacaattatgttttattctaaaatggataaaaatatatgggattgtgaagaaaattataatattaataaaaatgatatttatgaatatgatgaaataataGATCCAGttgataatacaaataaagaatgtttaaaaaataaatttgcacacacatttttaaataataatatgatttCAATGTATTTAGATTTATGTGAATTTTGGCTAGCtcaaggaaataaaaaagctattattttattaaaaataataaaagaaaaaataaattttaattatgttaATACAAAACAATTAAGTAGGTATTACTTACTTATtggtatttattttcatataataaaaaatatgaaaagagcattaaaatattatcgtaaaagttttattattaataagaattatttaaatttatattattatactctttcgtatatttatttaaaaaaatataataaagcaaaaaaatatatattatatgcttatagtaagtataaaaatgtatattttataaaattatatgcatatttttatatacacacagctaatatttatttaaattataatgttattattaataaacaaaatgatgCAAGTTTAAGAGATGGTAATCCTATGCTGAAAAAGGAGGGAACTGCCTTGGACGAAGTAAATCAGCATAAGCCTTTTGTAGACAATTctcatatatatagcaaatttataaaaagtgACATGAACAATGAAAACATTAAAGTAACGGTAAAAATGTTAGACAACATACTGGATATCCTAAATAAATACGACaacttatttattaatgatATAGACATAACTTTGATGAAAGCCAAAATTTATGAACTgttattaacaaaatataatgatgaaaatatgaaagcttattttaatttgttaaatGAAATTCcggatattaaaaatttctttgtcaaaaaaaataaaacttataaaatatcttatgaattaattaataattatattgttGCATTGTTTTATTGTGATTATAAAGAGAAAAGTCTACAGTTAATGGAATTACTAAAAAgagaaatttttttaaaaataaaaaaattctatacatattatgTATACGTTTTTTGCAAAGACGATTTGAATAGTTCCAACATTGaaaatacacaaaaaaGAGGAACAAAAATAGACAAGTACTGGAATAAAATtgtagaaaatgaaaagttGAAACATAATTCGGACCATAacattaacaaaaataggAAAATAGCTGGTGGGGgaagaaaagaaaagaaaaaaaatgataacatTGGTAAGGGTAATAATATGGCCAACGGAATGGTAACaaatttggaaaaaaaaaaaattattgaagaaaataaaattaagttGAAGTACATTAAAGAAATGCTAAGATGTGAAAGAGTATATAAAGTACGGGAGAATTTGTTAAGTAACATGGGATTTATTAATAGAAATGGCACAAATGATGCACGTATTAGCAACAGTggcaaaataaatgtatacGAGAAACAATCAAAGAAAGAAAGGTGCcgaaatataattaattatttaaaaaaaatatacatcactataaattttaacacCTCTGTACTGTTGGAATATAATGGTTATTCTTATATATCAACaagtatttataaaatatttacaaaaatatatataaattatgaaagTGCTTACATTAGGCTtgcaaatatttatataaggaataaaaattatgcaaaAGCTAAGGATGTAATAGCTAAAGggttaaaatataataataactcagtccaattaaatttattaaaagtatatctacatattaaaagaaagcACTATGATTATAGCATATATTCATtggataaattaaaaaaatcaaaacaaaataaaacacgTGATTTTagcaaaaatgaaaaagataataatcTTCAGAACGAAAATTCTTCAGCAGACacattaataaatacatatttagctataattaaattttacaaaataaaggaTTGTAAAAGTAAATCAGAAAAAACGTTTTTATTAAacgaaatatataatttaataaatatattaacagaaaataataaaaataatttttatatagcGAATTTAATATCTGTTTTGTtaagtataaataataattatgaagtATCATGTGAATCTTTTCAATGTTTAATAGATTCCTATAATAAATTGTcatacttttatatttcaagtttaaaaaatttagtCCTACATATGTttaatcatataattagaaataataatataataaataataaattatttgtaaataagctaaatttattttttaatttaactATCAAAAATGGAGTtagtgataaaaaattttatttatgttattcaaattttttacatatattagaTAGATATGAAGAatctataaatttattatatgaagcTTATCAAAAATGGCCATATGATATATCCTTATTAAATACCcttataatttgtattgATTCGTGtgtttcaaaatatttaagcTCAGATTATgttgatttaaaaaatatattatttatgaaggatttaatttatttttcctttCACATAATATACACACTATTACATTTCAAGCACTTCGCAATGAATTCAACACTCGTTTCATCTG ataataaatttaactATTACAAAGAAGAGGATTACATcattgaaataaaaaagaaagattTGGAAAATATAGTAAGCCGAAAGTATTTAATAATGGcgtataaaaaattcgatgaaaaaataaatcctTACATTGAAAGCAGTCTACCAAGTATGctaaagcaaaaaaaaatgcttcatttgagaaaaataaatatgcacaaaaaaatatacgaagaaaaaaaaagaaagcaAATGAGCTTTACgaataaaacaaaacgCCAGGAATCCCTACATGAAGAATTGTTAAAGGATGTAAATGATTTGAATTATCACCTGTCTGGTCAGGTAGAAATTAATAAAGAAGATGAAGAGAATAAGCTAGCTAATATCGATTTTAACAATAATGAGCCTAATATGGAAAATGTTGCAAatgacaaaaaatattatgatgaTGACGAAGCTGAAGGCTCATCTTCTGATAGCTCAGACTTATTTGAGGAAAAAAAAccgaaaaaaagaaaaattgaCACTGATAAATAA